In the genome of Drosophila pseudoobscura strain MV-25-SWS-2005 chromosome 3, UCI_Dpse_MV25, whole genome shotgun sequence, one region contains:
- the ODA-Dnal1 gene encoding dynein light chain 1, axonemal, with translation MSKATTIKEALKRWEDREQQNSLTAKDIDLQFQWPPIEKMDATLGTLVQCERISMSTNMIEKIFGLSGMKCLKVLSLSRNYIKQISGLEAVAETLEELWLSYNLIEKIKGLTTLKCLKVLYISNNLIKDWSEFNRLAEIESLEDLVVVGNPLSEGLDDPTWRAECIKRLPTIRKLDGEPVVNEEPQL, from the exons ATGTCCAAAGCAACCACAATTAAGGAGGCTCTGAAGCGCTGGGAGGACCGTGAGCAGCAGAATTCCCTCACCGCCAAGGACATAGACTTGCAGTTCCAGTGGCCGCCCATCGAGAAAATGGACGCCACCCTGGGCACCCTGGTGCAGTGCGA GCGCATTAGCATGTCCACGAATATGATTGAGAAGATCTTTGGTTTGTCCGGGATGAAGTGCCTCAAAGTGTTGTCGCTGTCCCGCAATTATATCAAGCAAATCTCGGGTCTG GAAGCCGTGGCCGAGACCCTGGAAGAGCTCTGGCTCAGCTACAATCTGATAGAGAAAATCAAGGGTCTCACCACACTCAAGTGCCTGAAAGTGCTCTATATAAGCAACAATTTGATCAAGGATTGGTCCGAGTTCAATCGCCTGGCCGAAATAGAGTCGCTGGAGGATCTGGTTGTTGTGGGCAATCCCCTCTCCGAGGGTCTGGACGATCCCACGTGGCGGGCGGAGTGCATCAAACGACTGCCTACCATACGGAAACTGGATGGCGAGCCCGTCGTCAACGAGGAGCCCCAGCTGTAA
- the Non1 gene encoding nucleolar GTP-binding protein 1 produces the protein MSLYNFKKIMVVPPAKDFIDIMLSKTQRKTPTVVHKGYKISRIRAFYTRKVKYTQQNFHDRLSQIIQDFPKLDDVHPFYADLMNVLYDKDHYKLALGQLNTARHLVDTVAKDYVRLLKYGDSLYRCKQLKKAALGRMATILKRQASNLQYLEQVRQHLSRMPTIDPYSRTIIICGFPNVGKSSFINKITRADVEVQPYAFTTKSLYVGHTDYKYLRWQVIDTPGILDHPLEERNVIEMQAITALAHLRACVLYFMDISEQCGHSLEEQVALFESIKPLFTNKPLILAINKVDILMPEDLPKERQEIITKLQEDKNVPVILMSTVQETGVMEVKTEACERLLSYRVDQKMRTKKVDNILNRLHVAMPAPRDEKVRAPCIPEQALTRLEKNAEKAERKRKLEKEIEEEMGDDYTLDLKKNYSEIPEEERYDVIPEFWQGRNIADYIDPDIFEKLEELEREEGLREESGIYAVPDMSMDETLKEIREMAKQIRGKRFELRDEKRLTARKNKPIIPRNKQPKVRDRSVNKLVQTMEGLGVDMSGSKTANFTKSVVDLRRGVVAVGSKKNPKVPLLDKEESAIVKSTGLPLKRAPTRDTLGIKNLAIRKKAQLKARHDIAKKVTKGWGLKGEADRFIGTKKPRHLYSGKRGTGKTDRR, from the exons ATGAGTTTGTACAACTTCAAGAAGATAATGGTGGTTCCGCCAGCCAAG GACTTTATCGACATTATGCTGTCGAAGACACAGCGCAAGACGCCCACTGTGGTCCACAAGGGCTACAAAATCTCGAGGATTCGAGCGTTCTATACTCGCAAGGTGAAGTACACGCAACAGAATTTCCACGACCGTCTGTCGCAGATCATACAGGACTTTCCCAAGCTGGACGATGTGCATCCCTTCTATGCGGATCTGATGAACGTGCTGTACGACAAGGACCATTACAAACTGGCTTTGGGCCAGCTTAACACAGCCAGGCATTTGGTAGACAC CGTGGCCAAGGACTATGTGCGTCTGCTGAAGTACGGCGACTCGCTGTATCGCTGCAAGCAGCTGAAGAAGGCTGCTCTTGGTCGCATGGCCACCATTCTGAAGCGTCAGGCGTCCAACCTCCAGTACCTGGAGCAGGTCCGTCAGCATTTGTCGCGTATGCCCACGATTGATCCCTACTCGCGGACGATCATCATCTGCGGCTTCCCCAACGTGGGCAAGTCCTCGTTCATCAACAAGATCACACGCGCCGACGTCGAGGTGCAGCCCTATGCATTCACCACCAAGTCCCTGTACGTGGGCCACACAGACTACAAATACCTGCGCTGGCAGGTGATCGACACGCCCGGCATTCTGGACCATCCGCTCGAGGAGCGTAACGTCATCGAGATGCAGGCCATTACTGCGCTGGCCCATTTAAGGGCCTGTGTGCTGTACTTCATGGACATTTCGGAACAGTGCGGACACTCgctggaggagcaggtggCGCTGTTCGAGAGCATCAAGCCCTTGTTCACCAACAAGCCCTTGATTCTGGCCATCAATAAGGTCGACATTCTGATGCCAGAGGATCTGCCCAAGGAGCGGCAGGAGATAATCACAAAGCTGCAGGAAGACAAGAATGTTCCGGTCATACTGATGTCCACTGTCCAAGAGACGGGCGTCATGGAGGTCAAGACCGAGGCCTGCGAGCGTCTGCTATCCTATCGTGTGGACCAGAAGATGCGCACCAAGAAGGTGGACAACATTCTCAATCGCCTGCACGTGGCCATGCCTGCGCCGCGCGACGAGAAGGTGCGAGCTCCCTGCATTCCCGAGCAGGCTCTGACCCGCCTTGAAAAGAACGCCGAGAAGGCGGAGCGCAAGCGTAAGCTGGAGAAGGAGATCGAAGAGGAGATGGGCGACGACTACACGCTCGACCTGAAGAAGAACTACAGCGAGATCCCGGAGGAGGAGCGCTACGATGTGATACCCGAGTTCTGGCAGGGTCGCAACATTGCCGACTACATCGATCCCGACATCTTCGAGAAGCTGGAGGAACTGGAGCGCGAGGAAGGCTTGCGGGAGGAGAGCGGCATCTATGCCGTGCCAGACATGTCCATGGACGAGACCCTCAAGGAGATCCGCGAAATGGCCAAGCAGATCCGCGGCAAGCGTTTCGAGCTGCGCGACGAGAAGCGTCTCACTGCCAGAAAGAACAAGCCGATCATCCCACGCAACAAGCAACCCAAGGTTCGCGACCGTTCCGTCAACAAACTGGTGCAGACCATGGAGGGCCTGGGCGTGGACATGTCCGGCAGCAAGACAGCCAACTTTACCAAATCTGTGGTGGATCTGCGTCGCGGCGTTGTGGCCGTCGGCTCCAAGAAAAACCCCAAGGTGCCGCTGCTCGACAAGGAGGAATCGGCGATTGTCAAGTCGACCGGCCTGCCCCTAAAACGTGCTCCGACCCGCGACACCCTGGGCATCAAGAACCTGGCTATCCGCAAGAAGGCTCAGTTGAAGGCCAGACACGACATTGCCAAGAAGGTCACCAAGGGATGGGGACTCAAGGGCGAGGCAGATCGCTTCATTGGCACCAAGAAGCCGCGCCATCTCTATTCCGGCAAGCGTGGCACGGGCAAGACCGACCGTCGTTAA
- the l(2)k10201 gene encoding protein lethal(2)k10201, translating to MQVSGNMHCQIQNTNKMDSEAASSSSFFTREQILQMLSELPAAGFMKPAVPPSPVLPPFKKLGVLVDADDIIDAKEATGNSSNNNNYINSTQSYLCAECRRTLPTAHLLDLHITEQHDFYFAASVERGDKPMFACYLEECGTKFHTPRQRKDHCITTHKFPANYRFDQDHGKTKPKGSGKKSDASMEVDEVPAARKTVPYIKAFCFGHHTMRTFNTRKERQSGDTLEDVQDMKDAIDDILD from the coding sequence ATGCAAGTCAGTGGAAACATGCATTGTCAAAttcaaaacacaaacaaaatggaTTCGGAAGCAGCATCATCGTCTTCTTTTTTCACAAGAGAACAAATCCTGCAAATGCTCAGTGAACTGCCTGCTGCGGGGTTTATGAAGCCGGCGGTGCCACCTTCACCTGTTCTACCGCCATTCAAGAAGCTGGGAGTTCTCGTTGACGCGGATGACATTATCGACGCAAAGGAAGCTactggcaacagcagcaacaacaacaactacataAACAGCACACAATCCTATCTATGCGCCGAGTGCCGACGGACACTGCCTACCGCCCACCTGTTGGATCTCCACATCACCGAGCAGCACGATTTCTACTTTGCTGCCAGCGTGGAACGCGGCGATAAGCCCATGTTCGCCTGCTACCTGGAGGAGTGCGGCACCAAATTCCACACGCCGCGACAGCGCAAGGACCACTGCATCACGACGCACAAGTTTCCGGCCAACTATCGATTCGACCAGGACCACGGCAAGACCAAGCCCAAGGGCAGCGGCAAGAAGAGCGACGCCTCCATGGAGGTGGACGAGGTGCCGGCAGCGCGAAAGACTGTGCCATACATCAAAGCCTTCTGTTTCGGCCACCACACGATGCGTACGTTCAACACGCGAAAGGAGAGGCAGTCCGGCGACACCCTGGAGGACGTGCAGGACATGAAGGACGCCATCGACGACATCCTGGATTAG
- the LOC6898510 gene encoding dolichyl-diphosphooligosaccharide--protein glycosyltransferase subunit 4, translated as MITDVQLAIFSNVLGVFLFLLVVAYHYINANTGKSSPKAK; from the exons ATGATTACCGACGTGCAATTGGCGATTTTCTCCAACGTTCTGGgagtgtttctgtttctcctgGTGGTGGCTTATCACTACATCAACGCCAACACGGGAAA aTCTAGCCCAAAGGCGAAATGA
- the wun gene encoding putative phosphatidate phosphatase isoform X1, whose amino-acid sequence MSNESSVSETTPLRRPPSQLSADTEANVADTRQSTVSVVNNNNHSNNNNHYSNLVEVRLQEAEENQQQQQQQQEQRENMDTNKRILCRVGLDILILLCVGFPILLFFLLGDPYKRGFFCDDESLKHPFHDSTVRNWMLYFIGVVIPVGVILTVEVLISRCKAKRDNGNATSRRYVFMKYELPDWLIECYKKVGIYGFGAAVSQLTTDIAKYSIGRLRPHFIAVCQPILADGTTCNDAQNAGKYIQEFTCQGLGSSARMLKEMRLSFPSGHSSFTFFAMVYMALYLQSRMTWHGSKLLRHLLQFVFIMIAWYTALSRVSDYKHHWSDVLAGALIGSTCALVVANYVSDLFQTSSTKPYLPRTAQDMGATTITTQSPPLGITVTTN is encoded by the exons ATGAGTAACGAATCTTCCGTTAGCGAGACAACACCGCTCCGGCGGCCGCCCAGTCAATTGAGTGCCGATACAGAAGCTAACGTGGCCGACACCAGACAGTCGACGGTTTCGGTTGTTAACAACAATAATCatagcaacaataacaaccaCTACAGCAACTTGGTCGAGGTGCGTCTCCAGGAGGCAGAagagaaccagcagcagcagcagcaacagcaagagcaacGCGAAAACATGGACACAAATAAGAGAATCTTGTGCCGCGTGGGTCTGGACATTTTAATTTTACTCTGCG TTGGCTTTCCCATTCTATTGTTTTTCCTGCTGGGAGATCCCTACAAGCGAGGTTTCTTCTGCGACGATGAATCGCTGAAGCACCCGTTCCACGACTCCACAGTGCGAAACTGGATGTTGTACTTCATTGGAGTGGTGATACCCGTTGGTGTG ATCCTCACGGTTGAGGTACTGATATCGCGGTGCAAGGCGAAGCGGGACAATGGCAATGCCACCAGTCGGCGGTATGTCTTCATGAAGTACGAGCTGCCCGACTGGCTGATCGAGTGCTACAAGAAGGTCGGCATCTACGGCTTTGGGGCCGCCGTCAGTCAGCTAACGACGGACATTGCCAAGTACTCCATCGGGCGACTGCGTCCACACTTCATTGCG GTGTGCCAGCCCATCCTCGCAGACGGTACCACATGCAACGATGCCCAGAATGCCGGCAAATACATCCAGGAGTTTACTTGCCAGGGACTCGGCTCGTCGGCGCGCATGCTCAAAGAGATGCGCCTCTCGTTCCCCAGCGGACACTCCAGCTTTACCTTCTTTGCCATGGTCTACATGGCG CTGTATCTGCAGTCACGCATGACCTGGCACGGCTCCAAGCTGCTGCGTCACCTTCTCCAGTTTGTGTTCATCATGATTGCATGGTATACGGCTCTGAGCCGCGTCTCGGACTACAAGCATCACTGGTCCGATGTGCTGGCCGGAGCCCTGATTGGCTCCACGTGTGCCTTAGTTGTG GCCAACTACGTCTCGGACCTGTTCCAGACGTCCAGCACGAAGCCTTACCTGCCTCGGACCGCCCAAGATATGGGTGCCACGACAATAACAACGCAGTCGCCGCCGCTGGGGATCACCGTGACGACGAATTAA
- the wun gene encoding putative phosphatidate phosphatase isoform X2, with the protein MSNESSVSETTPLRRPPSQLSADTEANVADTRQSTVSVVNNNNHSNNNNHYSNLVEVRLQEAEENQQQQQQQQEQRENMDTNKRILCRVGLDILILLCVGFPILLFFLLGDPYKRGFFCDDESLKHPFHDSTVRNWMLYFIGVVIPVGVILTVEVLISRCKAKRDNGNATSRRYVFMKYELPDWLIECYKKVGIYGFGAAVSQLTTDIAKYSIGRLRPHFIAVCQPILADGTTCNDAQNAGKYIQEFTCQGLGSSARMLKEMRLSFPSGHSSFTFFAMVYMALYLQSRMTWHGSKLLRHLLQFVFIMIAWYTALSRVSDYKHHWSDVLAGALIGSTCALVVSYCLPKNWFDWHTVWPSKGKEQ; encoded by the exons ATGAGTAACGAATCTTCCGTTAGCGAGACAACACCGCTCCGGCGGCCGCCCAGTCAATTGAGTGCCGATACAGAAGCTAACGTGGCCGACACCAGACAGTCGACGGTTTCGGTTGTTAACAACAATAATCatagcaacaataacaaccaCTACAGCAACTTGGTCGAGGTGCGTCTCCAGGAGGCAGAagagaaccagcagcagcagcagcaacagcaagagcaacGCGAAAACATGGACACAAATAAGAGAATCTTGTGCCGCGTGGGTCTGGACATTTTAATTTTACTCTGCG TTGGCTTTCCCATTCTATTGTTTTTCCTGCTGGGAGATCCCTACAAGCGAGGTTTCTTCTGCGACGATGAATCGCTGAAGCACCCGTTCCACGACTCCACAGTGCGAAACTGGATGTTGTACTTCATTGGAGTGGTGATACCCGTTGGTGTG ATCCTCACGGTTGAGGTACTGATATCGCGGTGCAAGGCGAAGCGGGACAATGGCAATGCCACCAGTCGGCGGTATGTCTTCATGAAGTACGAGCTGCCCGACTGGCTGATCGAGTGCTACAAGAAGGTCGGCATCTACGGCTTTGGGGCCGCCGTCAGTCAGCTAACGACGGACATTGCCAAGTACTCCATCGGGCGACTGCGTCCACACTTCATTGCG GTGTGCCAGCCCATCCTCGCAGACGGTACCACATGCAACGATGCCCAGAATGCCGGCAAATACATCCAGGAGTTTACTTGCCAGGGACTCGGCTCGTCGGCGCGCATGCTCAAAGAGATGCGCCTCTCGTTCCCCAGCGGACACTCCAGCTTTACCTTCTTTGCCATGGTCTACATGGCG CTGTATCTGCAGTCACGCATGACCTGGCACGGCTCCAAGCTGCTGCGTCACCTTCTCCAGTTTGTGTTCATCATGATTGCATGGTATACGGCTCTGAGCCGCGTCTCGGACTACAAGCATCACTGGTCCGATGTGCTGGCCGGAGCCCTGATTGGCTCCACGTGTGCCTTAGTTGTG AGCTACTGTTTGCCCAAGAATTGGTTCGATTGGCATACAGTGTGGCCCTCCAAGGGCAAGGAACAGTAA
- the wun2 gene encoding putative phosphatidate phosphatase isoform X2 produces the protein MEVECRKERSKLPTFVGSSGTGLGSGLVTGPGSIVPGKRPLRGPKKILGRILLDLCMLSCVGLPMLGFSLWGEPFKRGFFCNDTSLKHPYKHSTIRSWMLYLMCGALPVVLIILVEFFRGQDKRLHGTYKSQKTRTGSGYHLCHLELPYWLLECYRKIGVFIFGLGVEQLTANIAKYAIGRLRPHFFTLCQPVLWDGSNCSHPMNAGRYIEEFTCGAADMNAKRIKDMSLSFPSGHASFAFYAMLYTAIYLQRRMHWPRLRMVQHFVQFLLLTFAWYTALTRISDYKHHCSDVLAGAGIGITYAIIVTSTMW, from the exons ATGGAAGTGGAATGCAGAAAGGAGAGGTCAAAG CTGCCGACATTCGTTGGAAGCTCGGGCACAGGCCTGGGAAGTGGACTGGTAACCGGACCAGGATCCATTGTCCCCGGCAAGAGGCCGCTGCGAGGTCCGAAGAAGATTCTTGGACGTATTCTGCTGGACTTGTGTATGCTTAGCTGCG TGGGTTTGCCTATGCTGGGTTTTTCCTTGTGGGGCGAGCCCTTCAAGCGCGGCTTCTTCTGCAACGACACGTCCCTGAAGCACCCCTACAAGCACTCCACCATACGCAGCTGGATGCTGTACCTCATGTGTGGCGCTCTGCCCGTGGTTTTG ATTATCCTCGTGGAGTTCTTCAGGGGGCAGGACAAGCGCTTGCATGGCACTTATAAGAGCCAGAAGACCAGGACTGGCAGTGGCTATCATCTCTGTCACCTGGAACTGCCCTATTGGCTGCTGGAGTGCTACCGCAAGATTGGCGTCTTCATATTTGGCCTCGGCGTCGAGCAATTGACTGCGAATATAGCCAAGTATGCCATTGGAAGGCTTAGACCGCACTTTTTCACT cTCTGTCAGCCCGTTCTCTGGGATGGGAGCAATTGCAGTCATCCGATGAATGCCGGCCGTTACATCGAAGAGTTCACCTGTGGGGCAGCGGACATGAATGCCAAGAGGATCAAGGATATGAGTCTATCGTTCCCCAGCGGGCATGCCAGTTTCGCATTCTATGCCATGCTCTATACAGCA ATCTACTTGCAGCGCCGCATGCATTGGCCCAGGCTCAGAATGGTGCAACACTTCGTGCAGTTCCTGCTGCTCACGTTCGCCTGGTACACGGCCCTTACGCGCATCTCCGACTACAAGCATCATTGCTCCGATGTTTTGGCAGGAGCCGGCATTGGTATTACATATGCCATTATTGTG ACCTCGACAATGTGGTAG
- the wun2 gene encoding putative phosphatidate phosphatase isoform X3 has product MQKGEVKVGLPMLGFSLWGEPFKRGFFCNDTSLKHPYKHSTIRSWMLYLMCGALPVVLIILVEFFRGQDKRLHGTYKSQKTRTGSGYHLCHLELPYWLLECYRKIGVFIFGLGVEQLTANIAKYAIGRLRPHFFTLCQPVLWDGSNCSHPMNAGRYIEEFTCGAADMNAKRIKDMSLSFPSGHASFAFYAMLYTAIYLQRRMHWPRLRMVQHFVQFLLLTFAWYTALTRISDYKHHCSDVLAGAGIGITYAIIVTSTMW; this is encoded by the exons ATGCAGAAAGGAGAGGTCAAAG TGGGTTTGCCTATGCTGGGTTTTTCCTTGTGGGGCGAGCCCTTCAAGCGCGGCTTCTTCTGCAACGACACGTCCCTGAAGCACCCCTACAAGCACTCCACCATACGCAGCTGGATGCTGTACCTCATGTGTGGCGCTCTGCCCGTGGTTTTG ATTATCCTCGTGGAGTTCTTCAGGGGGCAGGACAAGCGCTTGCATGGCACTTATAAGAGCCAGAAGACCAGGACTGGCAGTGGCTATCATCTCTGTCACCTGGAACTGCCCTATTGGCTGCTGGAGTGCTACCGCAAGATTGGCGTCTTCATATTTGGCCTCGGCGTCGAGCAATTGACTGCGAATATAGCCAAGTATGCCATTGGAAGGCTTAGACCGCACTTTTTCACT cTCTGTCAGCCCGTTCTCTGGGATGGGAGCAATTGCAGTCATCCGATGAATGCCGGCCGTTACATCGAAGAGTTCACCTGTGGGGCAGCGGACATGAATGCCAAGAGGATCAAGGATATGAGTCTATCGTTCCCCAGCGGGCATGCCAGTTTCGCATTCTATGCCATGCTCTATACAGCA ATCTACTTGCAGCGCCGCATGCATTGGCCCAGGCTCAGAATGGTGCAACACTTCGTGCAGTTCCTGCTGCTCACGTTCGCCTGGTACACGGCCCTTACGCGCATCTCCGACTACAAGCATCATTGCTCCGATGTTTTGGCAGGAGCCGGCATTGGTATTACATATGCCATTATTGTG ACCTCGACAATGTGGTAG
- the wun2 gene encoding putative phosphatidate phosphatase isoform X1 codes for MSSLRPGSVCDTTPLQRFESQSSSGEEPSSPTAASIIAAAAAAASSATPTSTSNPHNLNNNNNVKLDLQLPTFVGSSGTGLGSGLVTGPGSIVPGKRPLRGPKKILGRILLDLCMLSCVGLPMLGFSLWGEPFKRGFFCNDTSLKHPYKHSTIRSWMLYLMCGALPVVLIILVEFFRGQDKRLHGTYKSQKTRTGSGYHLCHLELPYWLLECYRKIGVFIFGLGVEQLTANIAKYAIGRLRPHFFTLCQPVLWDGSNCSHPMNAGRYIEEFTCGAADMNAKRIKDMSLSFPSGHASFAFYAMLYTAIYLQRRMHWPRLRMVQHFVQFLLLTFAWYTALTRISDYKHHCSDVLAGAGIGITYAIIVTSTMW; via the exons ATGAGTAGCCTGCGTCCGGGCAGCGTTTGCGATACAACGCCGCTGCAGCGCTTcgagagccagagcagcagcGGGGAGGAGCCATCGTCTCCAACGGCAGCCAGCATCatagccgccgccgctgcagccgcATCTTCGGCCACACCGACATCGACATCCAATCCCCACAatctcaacaacaacaacaatgtaaAACTTGATTTACAGCTGCCGACATTCGTTGGAAGCTCGGGCACAGGCCTGGGAAGTGGACTGGTAACCGGACCAGGATCCATTGTCCCCGGCAAGAGGCCGCTGCGAGGTCCGAAGAAGATTCTTGGACGTATTCTGCTGGACTTGTGTATGCTTAGCTGCG TGGGTTTGCCTATGCTGGGTTTTTCCTTGTGGGGCGAGCCCTTCAAGCGCGGCTTCTTCTGCAACGACACGTCCCTGAAGCACCCCTACAAGCACTCCACCATACGCAGCTGGATGCTGTACCTCATGTGTGGCGCTCTGCCCGTGGTTTTG ATTATCCTCGTGGAGTTCTTCAGGGGGCAGGACAAGCGCTTGCATGGCACTTATAAGAGCCAGAAGACCAGGACTGGCAGTGGCTATCATCTCTGTCACCTGGAACTGCCCTATTGGCTGCTGGAGTGCTACCGCAAGATTGGCGTCTTCATATTTGGCCTCGGCGTCGAGCAATTGACTGCGAATATAGCCAAGTATGCCATTGGAAGGCTTAGACCGCACTTTTTCACT cTCTGTCAGCCCGTTCTCTGGGATGGGAGCAATTGCAGTCATCCGATGAATGCCGGCCGTTACATCGAAGAGTTCACCTGTGGGGCAGCGGACATGAATGCCAAGAGGATCAAGGATATGAGTCTATCGTTCCCCAGCGGGCATGCCAGTTTCGCATTCTATGCCATGCTCTATACAGCA ATCTACTTGCAGCGCCGCATGCATTGGCCCAGGCTCAGAATGGTGCAACACTTCGTGCAGTTCCTGCTGCTCACGTTCGCCTGGTACACGGCCCTTACGCGCATCTCCGACTACAAGCATCATTGCTCCGATGTTTTGGCAGGAGCCGGCATTGGTATTACATATGCCATTATTGTG ACCTCGACAATGTGGTAG